DNA sequence from the Thiobacillus sp. SCUT-2 genome:
TCGACCTGAGCCAGGTGACCCGAGTCGACTACGGCAGCGTCAGCCAGTTCATCAGCGTGCTGATGCAGTGCCTGGGCAGCGGCAAGAGCATCACGCTGCGCGGCCACAACGCGCTGATCCACGAACTTTTCCGCGTCATGGGCATCGATCAGCTCGCGCAGCTGGTTCCGCGGCACCCCGCCTGACGGCGCGCCGGACCCCGACCGGCCCCTCCGACCGATCCCACCCTCCCGGCCCCGCAGCGGCGCCCGAGCAAGACATCCCCAGACGTTCCCCCATCCCAAGGACCTTCCCGCACATGGAACAATATCGCGGCACCACCATTCTTTCCGTCCGCCGGGGCAGCGAAGTCGCCCTCGGCGGCGACGGCCAGGTCACCCTCGGCAACATCGTCATCAAGTCCACCGCGCGCAAGGTCCGCCGCCTCTACCAGGAAAAGGTGCTGGCCGGCTTCGCCGGCGGCACGGCCGACGCCTTCACCCTGTTCGAGCGCTTCGAGGCCAAGCTCGACAAGCATTCCGGGCACCTCATGCGCAGCGCCGTCGAACTCGCCAAGGACTGGCGCACGGACCGCATGCTGCGCCGGCTCGAGGCCATGCTGGCGGTGGCCGACCGCGAGCACTCGCTCATCATCACCGGCAACGGCGACGTGCTGGAACCCGAGCTCGGCATCGCCGCCATCGGCTCCGGCGGCGCCTTCGCCCAGTCGGCCGCACGCGCGCTGCTGGAGAACACCGACCTGCCCCCGCTTGAAATCGTGAAAAAGAGCCTCACCATTGCGGGAGACATCTGCATCTATTCGAACCAGAACCACGTGATCGAAACCCTGTGAGCGGCCCCCTCCGCTCACCGCCTGCCGCTTACCGCTCGCCCGTCATGACCCCCAAAGAAATCGTCCACGAACTCGACAAGCACATCGTCGGCCAGGCGGCCGCCAAGCGCGCGGTCGCCGTCGCGCTGCGCAACCGCTGGCGGCGCCAGCAGGTCGGCGAGCCGCTGCGCCAGGAAATCACGCCGAAGAACATCCTCATGATCGGCCCGACCGGCGTCGGCAAGACCGAAATCGCCCGCCGCCTGGCACGGCTCGCCAACGCGCCCTTCATCAAGATCGAGGCGACCAAGTTCACCGAGGTCGGCTACGTCGGCCGCGACGTCGACACCATCATCCGCGACCTGATGGAGACCGCGATCAAGGATCTGCGCGCGCAGGCCACGCAGAAGGTGAAATTCCGCGCCGAGGAAGCGGCCGAGGAGCGCATCCTCGACGCGCTGCTGCCGCCGCCGCGCAGCGTCGGCTTCGGCGAGCCCGAGCCCCCGCGCGAGGACGGCACGGCGCGCCAGCGCTTCCGCAAGATGCTGCGCGAGGGCCAGCTCGACGACAAGGAAATCGAGGTCGATCTCGCCGCGGTCAGCCCCAGCATGGAAATCTTCACCCCGCCGGGCATGGAAGACCTGTCGCAGCAGCTGCAGGGCATGTTCCAGAATCTCGGCCAGAGCCGCCGCCAGCACCGCAAGCTGAAAGTGCGCGAGGCGATGAAGCTCCTGACCGAAGAGGAAGCGGGACGCCTGATCAACGACGAGGAAACCAAGCAGCAGGCGCTCGACGCCGTCGAGCAGAACGGCATCGTGTTCCTCGACG
Encoded proteins:
- the hslV gene encoding ATP-dependent protease subunit HslV, coding for MEQYRGTTILSVRRGSEVALGGDGQVTLGNIVIKSTARKVRRLYQEKVLAGFAGGTADAFTLFERFEAKLDKHSGHLMRSAVELAKDWRTDRMLRRLEAMLAVADREHSLIITGNGDVLEPELGIAAIGSGGAFAQSAARALLENTDLPPLEIVKKSLTIAGDICIYSNQNHVIETL
- the hslU gene encoding ATP-dependent protease ATPase subunit HslU; protein product: MTPKEIVHELDKHIVGQAAAKRAVAVALRNRWRRQQVGEPLRQEITPKNILMIGPTGVGKTEIARRLARLANAPFIKIEATKFTEVGYVGRDVDTIIRDLMETAIKDLRAQATQKVKFRAEEAAEERILDALLPPPRSVGFGEPEPPREDGTARQRFRKMLREGQLDDKEIEVDLAAVSPSMEIFTPPGMEDLSQQLQGMFQNLGQSRRQHRKLKVREAMKLLTEEEAGRLINDEETKQQALDAVEQNGIVFLDEIDKIATRSDAHGSDVSRQGVQRDLLPLIEGTTVSTKYGMVKTDHILFIASGAFHLSKPSDLIPELQGRLPIRVELQALSVEDFERILTATDACLTRQYEALLATEGVTLRFTDDGIRRIAEIAFEVNERTENIGARRLHTVMEKLLEDISFDAGSVTGEYVVDADAVTSRLAALAAREDLARYVL